CCCGGCGGTGCTTCTGGCCGTGAACATGACCAAGGAAGGCAATATCGTCGATTTGGGGCGCCGGATCGACGAATTCCTGCGGCGGGCGGAGGCGGACCTTCCCGTGGGCATGGAATTCGGCTACGCCGCCTTCCAACCCCGATACGTGACCGAGGCCATCAACGATTTCATGATCAACCTCATCGAGGGGGTGGCGGCGGTGGTGCTGGTCATGCTGCTCTTCCTGGGCCTGCGCACCGGCCTGGTGGTCGGAACCCTGATCCCCATGACGATGGTGGTGACGTTCCTGCTCATGTCGGTCTTCGGGATCGGCCTTCAGCAGGTATCGATCGCCTCGCTGATCATCGCCTTGGGGATGCTGGTGGACAACGCCATCGTCATGAGCGAAGACATCATGGTCCGCATCCGGTCCGGCCAGGAGCGTTTTGCGGCCGCCGTAGCGTCCGGAAGGGAACTGGCGATCCCCCTTCTTACCTCCACGCTGACCACCGCCGCCGCCTTTCTGGCGATTTATCTGGCCGAATCCGCGGTGGGAGAGTACTGCGCCAGCCTCTTCGAAGTGGTGACCATGTCCCTGGTCTCCTCGTGGGTCCTGGCCCTGACCATGATCCCCCTCTTCTGCCTCTGGTTCCTGAAACCGGCGACGGCGGGTTCGGCCCGCGGTTTCGGGGAAGGGTTCTACCGGCGTTATCGGGGTTTCCTGCTCTGGCTCCTCACCCACCGGGCCGTAGCCGTAGCCGTTCTCCTGGCCGTGTTCGCGGGGAGCCTGCAGCTTTTCGGAGCGATTCCCCAGATATTCTTCCCCCCGTCGATCCGCCCCCAGTTCGTCGTCGATTTCTGGCTGCCGGAAGGAACCCACCTCGCGGAGACGTACCGGGAGATGCTCCCGGTCGAAGAATATTTGAGCGGGCGCAAGGAAGTGGAAAATTTCTCCATGTACGTGGGCGAATCGAGCCCCCGTTTCTACCTGGCCCTCAACCAGGAACAGAGCAACGAGAACTACGGTTTCTTCCTGGTCAACTGCGTCTCGACCGAGGGCATGGACGAGCTCATGGACGGAGTCTACCGGATGATGATCGAAACCATCCCCTCCGTCAATCCGGTGGTTAAAAAACTGGAAACCGGAGCGATGGTGGGAGCCCCGATCCAGATCAGAATCAGCGGAAACGACGTCAGCGACCGGGGGATCAGGACCCTCTATCGCCTGGCGGGAGAAGTCAAGAGCGCCTTGCGTGAAACTCCCGGCGCCGTCTCGGTGCGCGACAGCTGGGGTTCCGCCATTAAAAAGCTCTACGTCCGGATCGACCAGGCCCGGGCCCGGAGGGCGGGGCTGACCAGCCAGGATATCGCGGTCTCGCTCCAGGCCCAGCTGGCCGGTTACCGCGCCACCGAATACCGGGAAGCCGACCAGGTCATCCCGGTGGAACTGCGTTCGACCCGGGCCAACCGCACCGACCTGGGGAAGATCGAGGGGCTCAACGTTTATTCCCTGGCCGGAGGCCAGAGCATCCCCCTGCTTCAAATCGCCCTGCCCGAATTCCGTTCCGAAGTCTCCACCATCGAGAGGCGCGACCGCAAAAGAACCCTGACCGTCAAATGCGACGTTTCCGGCCGGACCGCCGCCGACGTGCTCAAAGAGGTCAGGCCCGCAATCGACGAGCTGGCCGCCGGCTGGCCCGCGGGCTACGACGTCGAGTACGGAGGAGAGTTCGAAGAGAACGAGAAAGCCTCGCAATCGATCTTCGCGCAGCTGCCGATCTCGTCTTTCATCATCCTCATGCTCCTGGTCTGGCAGTTCAACTCCTTCCGCAAGACCCTGATCATTTTCTGCACCATCCCCATGGGTCTGATCGGGGCCGTCCTCGGTCTCTTCCTGACCGGCAGCGAATTCGGGTTCATGTCCATGCTGGGGATGGTGAGCCTGGCCGGGATCGTGATCAACAACGCCATCGTACTCATCGACCGGATCAACCTCGAAATCGAAGCGGGGAGGGCTCCCCAGGACGCCATCGTCCTCTCCGGCCAGAAACGGCTGCGCCCCATTCTGCTCACCACCATCACCACGCTGGGAGGCCTCCTGCCGCTGGCGCTTCAGGGAGGGCCGCTCTGGGAATCGATGGCCTGGACCATCATCGGCGGCCTCCTTTTCGCCACCGTTCTCACCCTCGGTTTCGTGCCGATCCTCTACTCGGCGTTTTTCGGGATCCGATTCCGAAAGGGAGTGGAGTACGGAAGCGAGGATGGCCCCACCGAGGCGGCGTTTGAAGCCGGCGCCTGACCCGCGCTGCCGGGCCCTGCCGAAGGGGGGACTCGAACCCCCATGGAGTTACCCCCACATGGTCCTGAACCATGCGCGTCTGCCAATTCCGCCACTTCGGCTCAACCGGCGCAAAGACTACGAAAACGGGCGGGTGCTGTCAAGGCCCAATCGGGCGGCCGCGGCGCTCCTTGCGAAAATGCCGCTTGTTCCCGCCGCTTCCGCTTCGGTATGCTTATTAAAGAACAAGTCATCTCAGCCCGAACTCGGGCGGCAGCACAACCCCGGGAGGCGTGCCATGAAAACCCTGGTTTGCGCGTTCGCGCTCCTGACGGCGGCGGCGGCGGCGGCTCAACCGGTCGTCGATCCCGCGGCCCTGAGGAGCGACCCCTGGCCTTACCGAAACGCCACCATCACCGTGAAAGACATCTTCACCGCCCGCAAAACCCCGGTGCCGACGGCCATGGCCGAAGCGGGATATTCCGCCCGGGACTACCTTCATTTTACCGCCGGACGGTCGGGGATGCCCTGCTACGTGCGCAAGAGTTCCCCGGTGGCGGCCTTGCTCCCAAGCCTTCAGCCGGGGGATCAGGTCACCATAGTGGGGAGAGTGGTCCAGCCCAAGATCACGGTCAAGCGCAAAGGCTGGAACCAGGAAAGGATCAAGCTGGAGCGGTTCATCCTCGTCGTCACCAGCCTGGAGAAGGGCTGGGGGCCTCCGCCCTGAGCCCCGGAAGGACCGGGACGTGAAGGGACGAGTCCTGATCACCAACCGCAAGGCCCGTCGCGACTACCTGATCCTGGAAACGTCGGAGGCCGGCATCGTCCTTGAGGGCTCGGAGGTGAAATCCCTGCGCGCCGGGCGCGGGAGCCTGGCCGAAAGTTACGCCCGCGTCGAGAACGAGGAAGTGTTCCTGGAAGGGATGCATATCACCCCCTACGACCATGGGAGCGTCTTCAACCCCCCGGAACTGCGCCCGCGCAAACTCCTTCTGCATAAGCGGGAAATCAGGAAACTGATCGGCCAGACCGCGATCAAGGGACACACGCTGATCCCCCTTTCCCTCTATCTCAGCCGGGGCCGGGTCAAGGTGGAATTGGCTGTGGCCCGGGGGAAGAAAGCCTACGACAAGCGGGAGACGATCAGGGAACGGGAAGGGGCCCGGGAGATGGCGGCGGCCGTCAAACGGGCTCGGAACTGAAAAACCCGGCTTTCAGAAAATAAGGTATTTGGCCAGGAAAAGTCCGGCCACCGGATAGAGCGGCCAATGCACCTCCCGTCCCCGGCCGGCCAGGAGCTTGATCGCGGGGTAGGAGACGAACCCCCAGGCGATCCCGTCGGCGATGCTGTAGCAGAGGGGGATACCCACCATGACCAGAAAAGCGGGGAGCCCCTCGGTCAGGTCGTCCCATTGCACTTTGCGGACGTTGCGGATCATCATCGCCCCCACCACGATCAAGGCCGGAGCGGTGAGGGCGTGATCCTGGGTGACCATGCCCACCACCGGGCTGAAAAAAAGCGCGGCGAGAAAACAACCGGCCGTGACCACGCTGGTAAAACCCGTCCTCCCTCCGTAAGCCACCCCGGTAATGCTTTCGATGAAGGAGGTGACCGTGCTGGTTCCCATCGCCGCCCCCACCACGGTCCCGACCGCGTCCGAGACCAGGGCCCGGTCGGCGCGAGGCAGACGGTTATCCTTGATGAACCCGGCCTGTTCGCTGACGCCGATCAGGGTCCCCAGCGTATCGAACACGTCCATGAACAGGAAGATGACGATGAAGGACCACATGTGGGGGCTGAGGGCGTGAACGAGGTCGAACTTCAGAAAGGTGGGGGAGAGGGAAGGGGGAGGGGCGACCACGGCCCCGCTGAACCGGGTGCGGCCCAAAATCAGGGACAGGGCCAGGCCGGAGAGAATCCCCCAGAGGATGGCTCCCCGCACTCGGCGCGTCATCAGCGCCAGCGTGACCAGGAAAACGAAACCGAAGACCAGCATCTGCAGAGAGTGGAGGCGGGGGTTGAGACCGATCAGGGTTCCGGGGTCGGCGACCACGATCTTGGCGTTCTGCAGTCCGATGAATGCGATGAAGATTCCGATCCCCACGGCGATCCCGTTGCGGAGACTGGGGCTGACCGCCTCGATGACGACGCGGCGCACCCGGCAGAGCGAGAGGATGAGGAAGATGACGCCGGAGATGAACACCACCCCCAGAGCGACCTGCCAGGCCGTGGTTTCTCCGGCGCGGACCGCCGCCAGCGTGCCCGCCTCGGCCACCACGGTGAGAACGAAGAAAAAATTCTCCCCCATCCCCGGGGCCTGGGCGATCGGGTAGTTGGCCAGAACCCCCATGAGGAGGGTGGCCAGGGCCCCGGAAAGACAGGTGGCGGTCATGACCGCCCCGAAATCCAACCCCGAATCGAAGCCGAACATTTTCCCCGAAAGCACCGCCGGCTGCACGAAGATGATGTAGGCCAACGTGGTGAAGGTGGTGATGCCGGCCCCGATTTCGGTACGGAGATCGGTGCGGCGTTCTGCGAAACCGAAGTATGTCGAAAGGAAATGCCTGTTCATGGCCCGGCCGCCGGTCGCGGTTGTTTCCCCGAAGGCGGCTATGATAGCATACCGTTCGTCCATGTAAAGAGGGAGAGAACCATGAGCGCCCCCATCACCCTGGTTACCTGCGGGATCATCTGGAAGGGAAACCGTTTTCTGATCGCCCAGCGCAAGCCCGATTCGCGACTCGAACCCCTGAAGTGGGAATTCCCGGGAGGAAAGATCGAGTTCACCGAGGATCCGCCCACCGCCCTGCGCCGGGAGATCCGCGAAGAGCTCGGCTTCGAGATCGACGTCGGGGATATCTTCTGCGTCAGTTCCCACACCTACAGCCGGCCCGACGGGACGGCCAAGCATATCATGATGCTGGCCTACAACTGCGCCTATCGGCGCGGGGAACCCTCGGCGATCGACGTGCACGGGTTCCGTTGGGTCGAAACCCGGGAACTGGACGCCTACGACCTGGCGGCCGCCGACCTCGTCATCCGCGACCGGCTCCAGAGACGCCACGGTCTCCCTCCCTCCGATGCGCCGGCACCGGACGAAACCCCCGACCTCCATGACCGGGATACGACCGTGGCCGATCTGCGGAAGGTGGTTTCGCAATTCGTGGAAGAACGCGACTGGGGACAGTTTCATTCCCCCAAGAACCTGAGCATGTCCATCGCCATCGAAGCGGCCGAGCTCATGGAGCTTTTTCAGTGGAACACGGTCGAGGAATCCCGGTTGATCGGCCAGACCCCCGAACGCTACGAGGAAGTCTGCCGGGAAGTGGCGGACATAGCCGCCTACGTTCTCAGCCTGGCCAATTCCCTCGACATCGATCTCAGCCGGGCGGTCACCCGGAAGATGAGGCTGAACCGGCTGAAGTACCCCCGGGAAAAATTCTATGGGAAATTCTGAGGGGCCGACCGCGGCGGGCGCCGGCGGGGTCCGGCAATGAAGTCCTCGGGGGAAACCCGGATCCGGATCCTGGTGCGGGGGCGGGTCCAGGGGGTGTTTTTCCGGGCTTCCACCGTCGAGGTGGGAACCGGGTTGGGGCTGGCCGGCCGGGTCCGCAACCTCCCCGACGGCGGCGTGGAGGTTCTGGCCGAAGGCCCCCGCCCGGCCCTGGAAGAGCTCGCGGCCTGGGCCCGGCGGGGGCCGGCCGGCGCCCGCGTGGACTCGGTCGAAGTGGAGTGGGGCGCGGGTCCGGGCGGATACGCCGGGTTCGGCATCGCCGGGAGGTGGGATCGATGATCCGGACCCTGGCGGCGGCCCTGCTTTTTCTTCAGGCGGCCGGAACCGGCCCGGAGCCGGCCGGCGCCCCGGCCTGGAGGCAACAGGGGGGAGGGTCCGACCACGGCGGAGGGGAGGGGGGGGTTCCCACCGACCCGGTTCTGGCGTGGCGCTATTCGGGGCGCTACGCTTTTTTCACCCCTCCCTCGGTTCTCGGCGACCGGCTGGTGGTGGGGGACGAGCATGGACGGCTGACCTGTTTTTCGGCCGAAGACGGTCACCGGATCTGGGACCGGAAGTCCTCCGGGTACTACGCCGCGGCCCCGGTGGCGGCGGAGGGCCGGATCTACGCCGCCTGCTCCCGCCGCGAACAGTGGACGGAAACCGTTAAAAGCGGGGGGATGTTTTCCGGCGGCGCCGACCAGATCGTGTCCATGGTCGAGGAGCGGGGGACCATCGCCTGTTACGCCCTGGAGAACGGGCGCAAGCTGTGGAGCCGGCGGTTTCCCAAGGTCATCCACGCCACACCCGCCCTGGAAGGAGACCGCCTGGTCGCGGGCAGCGGCGATTTCAAGATCTACTGCCTGGAAGCTCAGCGGGGGAAACACCTGTGGGAAGTCAAAACGGAGGGACCGGTGGAAGCTTCCCCGGTCATCACCGCGGGGAGGGTCCTGGCCGGATCCAGCGACGCCAACCTTTACTGCCTCGACCTCGGCGACGGCTCCCTGCTCTGGCGTTTCAAGGCATCGGGCGCGATCCGGGTCGCCCCGGCGGCGGCGCGGGGCGGGGTTTTTTTCGGGACCGTGACGGGGACCATGTACTGCCTGACCGTTTCCGCGGGAACGAAGGTTTGGGAGAAGGACCTCAAAGCGCTCCTGGTTTCTCCGCCGATGATCGTTCACAACGATCTCGTCCTCGCCTGCAGCGACCACACCATCCGCTGTCTCCGGGGGGGGGACGGCGAAGAGAAATGGCGGCTCGAGACCCGGGGCATGGCCCGGAGCCTGGCCGCCGGCGCTGACGCGGGGTTGGCCGGCTGCGACGACGGAACCCTGGTCGCCTTCGGCCTGGAAGACGGCCGGGGGAGGTGGGAGCAGACGCTGGCCCGCAAGGAACCGCTCCTGGTCTCCATCGGGGGAGGGAAAATCTTTGCTTCTTCTCCCGACAAATCTATATATTGTCTGCGTCAGAACCGGGGCCGTTAGGGCGGCCCAAGCCTAAACCCGGAGAGGGAAATGAAAAGATTGGGTTCAGGGGCGTTGTTGCTGTTGTTGATGTCCGCGGTCGGAACGGTCCGGGCCGAACCGGCCGCCCCCGAAGACGGGTACCGGCTCCTGCGGGAAGCGACCGCCGCCGAAGCGGCGGGCCGCGCGGACCAGGCCGCGGCTCTGAACCGGCAGGCCCTGGACGTCTTCCGCGCCCTGGCCGGCGCCTCCGTCCCGGAAACGGACCCGGAACTGGATTCTTCCCGGCTGCGGATAGAAGAGGATCTCCCCTCGAAGCCCACCGACCTGGAACTGAAGCTGTTGCGCCAACAGGAGCTGATCCTCAACCAGCAGCAGCTGATCCTGCAGAAACTGGCTCAGGTCGCGGAGTCCAACGCCGCTTTCACCGAGGAGATCAAGGGGGTACGCGCGGACACCTCGGAGATACCCAATCTGTCCGACGAGATCGACGACATCCGTTCGAATTCGGAGACGATTCTCGACTTCGAGGGGCTCCTGGCCCGTATCGAGGACAACACCCAGGACATTCCCGAGATGCTCAACACCGTCGACGAGATCGACAACAACACCAGCGATATCGGCAATATCGACGACTCCCTCCAGGACATCCGGGACAACCGCGATCTGCTCGATCAGGTCATCAGCATCGTCGAGGACATCAAAAACGACACCGACCGCATCGGGGACGTGGAGTCGGCGGTGGAAGACGTCAAGGACGAGATCAGCTCCGGCGGCAATTAAGGAACCGGGCCGCCGGGGCCGGGCGTGGGCGGCGGCAGGGCCAGGAGCTGAGTTTTCAGTTTCGTCTCGCCGGGGTTGAGCCGCAGTCCGCGCCGCAAGGTGCTTCGGGCTTCGGCGAACAACCCCCGGCCGACATAGAGGCGGGCCAGGACCGCGAACCCGGTCGGATGCCGGGGCGCGCGGCGCAACGCTTCTTCGGCGGCCGCCAGCGCTTCGGGAAACCGACCCCGTTCCTGAAGCAACAGGGCCAGATTGCGCAGAGGCACCGCGTACTCGCGGTTGATCTCCCCCGCCTTCCGGTAGGCTTCGGCGGCTTCGGGAAACCGCGCTTCCCGCTCCAACGCAATGCCCAGGGCGTTATAGGCTTCGGGGACCCAGGGGTTGGCGGCGACGACCGAACGGATGATCGTCTCCGCCTCTTCGATCCGGCCCATGCGCAGGTAGGTTTCGGCCAGATTGAGGGAGGCGACGTGGTAGAGAGGGTCCGCGGAAAGACTTTGCTCGAAATGGCGGACGGCTTTCTTCAACGCCCCCCGGTTGCGATAAAACACGCCCAGGTTGTTGTGGGCCTCGCAGTGCCGGGGGTTGATGGTCAGGGCTTCCCGCAGGGCGCCGATCGCGGCCCGGTCGTCCCCCCGGACATGGTACGCGATGGCCAGGTTGTTGTAGGCCAGGGAAGCCCGGGGCGAATAGATGCTGGCGCGAAGCCAGAGATTGAATTCGCTTTTCCAGGCCCAGAGATAGTCGACGCTCCCCAAAGTCAACGCGACCAGCACGATTCCCAGGACCGTCCCGGCCCAACGCCGGCGCCGGCACGTCCCCCCGGAAAGAAGCGGAGCCAGGAAAAGGCCCGCCAGAATGCATCCGAAGACCGAGGGAAAATACAGCCGCTGTTCGGCCACGGTCCGCCCGGCCTGGGCCACCTTGCTCAAGGCCGGCAGCAGGCTGATCGTCAACCCGGCCCCCGCCCAGAAAATGCCGCGGCGGCGGCGGACCCGGCCCAGCGCCAGCAGGAAGGCGACCGCACCCAACAACGGCAGCAACCAGAGCCAGCCCCCCCAGTAAACCGGCAGCCTGAAGCTGTAGAGCGTCTTCAGGCGGACCGGAAAAATCAACAGCTGCAGATAGCGCGCCCAGAGCCGGACCATGTCCGGAGGGTAATCGACCAGATTTCCCGGCCGGGGCAGGCCCGCGGATTTAAGCATTACCGCCTTCCACGCCCCCGAGACCAGGGCGAGGCCCCAGAAGGGGAGACTGAGGCGCCAGGCGCGCTTCCAACCGGCGCGGAGAAGGACCGTGAACACGACCAGGGGGGGGAGGATCAGGGCCGTCTCCTTGGTCAGCAGCGCGGCGGCATAGATCAGCGAGAGACCGGCGATCCGCAACGCCCCGGGCGGTCGGGCGGAAAGCAGGCCGGCCAGCACCAGAGTCATGAACAGCGAGGGCAGCAGCTCGGAAATGTTGCGGGGGTTGACCACGGCTTCCACGTGGGCGGGATGAACGGCGTAGAGGGCGGCGGCGACCAGGGCGGCGACGGCGCTCCCCCCCACGCGGAAGGCGAGCAGAAACACGGCAACGGTGGCCAGAGCGTTGACGAGGATGTTGGCGCACCGGTAGGGAGCCGGATCGGCCCCCCCCCACCACGCGGGGACGCTGAGCGCAAGCATCTGGAGCGGGCGGTAGTCGTTGCGGGAGATCGGCACGCGCCAGCGCCAGAAGTCCGGTTGAAAGTAGAGCAGGGGAGATTCCGCTCCGCGCAGCAGGCTGTTGTCCCGGACCACCCGCACGTCGTCCCAGAGCAGCGGGTAGCGGAGGGCCGGAAGATAGATCGACCCGCCGGCCACCACGATCAGGGCGAGGGCGGCGGCGGCGGGGACGGAGAGTCGGGAGTGCTTAATCGTTTTCTCCGGTCAGATTTTATGTTGACCATGACGCTGGCCGGAAATACTATAGGGGCTGAATCTACCTGTCAATCATCCAAGAAGGAGGTTGCTCATGACCAGAGCCAGGAGCATTTCGCTGGCCTCGGGTGTATTCACGGCGGGTGTTCTCGTCTTCCTCTTGTTCGCCTTGGGCGGTTTCACTTCCCCGCTCCCCTCGACCTGGGAGATGAAGTATACCAACCTCAAGGACGACCTCCGGGCCCTGGCCGTCAACCCCCTCGATCCCCAGATACTCTACGTCGGCACGGATCAGGCCGTGCTCGGCAGCACCGACGGCGGCCAGACCTGGAACCAGCTCTACAGCTTCCGCGACGACAAGATCGATATCTCCGACGTGCTTTCGGATGAAGCCATCCAGGTTTTGACCGACATCGGAGCGGACGCCGCCCAGGCGTCCGCCCCCGCCGGCCAGGCGGAGGAAAGCGCTCCGAAGGAAGCCGAAAGAGCCCCGCGCGGCCGCGAAAGCGCTCCTTCCGGAACGGGAGGGTCGGGCACTAGCTCGACGGCCGAACTGGCCGGCCAGGTGGAGACGGCGCTGCAGAAAATGACGGAAACCCAGGACGCCCTCGCCCAGGCCGAGGACGCCTACATGGAATGGACCCCGGACGAGCTCACCATCTCCGAGGTGGACGGGATTCCCGAAGACGACAGCGGCTTCGTGGAACAGCCCATGTACGACGAACTGGCCAACTGGCTCTCCGAACGTTCCCTGAGCGTCCCCGACAACGGGGCCGAGCGCAAAGACACCCTGGTCGATTACCTCAAGACCCACGAGGCCGAAGGCGAAACCCTGTCCAAGGCGGTGGACTCGGCCAAGTCGCAATACACCAACGCCGAGGGGGAATACAACAACCTCAAGGCGCAGCTGGAACAGGCCGAGGCCGCCCAGGGGCAGGCCGAGGACCAGGAGGAGATGGCGGCGACGGAAGAATTCCAGTCCGAAGAGGCCGGCGCCTCCGCCCCGGAACCGGGAGCCCAGTCCACCCCCGCGATCGAAGGCGGGTATCTCACCGGGGTAACCGACCTGGCCGTCAACCCCGCCAATCCGGACCATGTCTTCGCCACCACCTTCGACGGGGTCTACCGGTCGCCGGACGGGGGACAGACCTGGGAATCGATCTACACCGGCGCCAACCCCCGCCAGGGATGCAGTCTCTGCATCACCATCGACCCCTCCAACCCCGACATCATCCTGCTGGGGACCCTGGTCGGGGTCGGAATATCCAAAGACGGAGGCGTCAGCTGGACCCGGGCGCTGGGCAGCCTCAGCAACGACGTCGTCACCGCCGTCGCCGTGCATCCCTTCGACTCCAGCGTCATCCTCGCCGGGACCCAGGGGGACGGCATCTTCAAGAGCACGGACGGGGGCGACAGCTGGGAAAAGGTCTTCAACAACCCCTCGTCCGGAGCCCAGAACATCGGGGCCGTCGCCTTCGCCCCCGCCAACCCCAACATCGTCTATGCCGGAACCCAGAACGGCATCTACGTCAGCCACGACGCCGGTTCCACCTGGGACACCGCCTCGGGCATGGGCCTGGGAAGCTACGGCGCCCGCGACCTGGCCATCGACCCCACCGATTCCAACACTGTCCTCATGGCCAGCTGGGACGGTGTCTTCGGCACCATGAATGGCGGCAGCCAATGGCGGCGCCTGACCTACGGGCTCAAGTACCGGGGGGCGGACCGCGTCCTCTTCGACCCGCTCGCCCCGGAAACG
This genomic stretch from bacterium harbors:
- a CDS encoding efflux RND transporter permease subunit; translation: MNLTEFALQRNRLTVVVLFVLLIGGVSAYFSLPQSEDPDFVIRTALVATYFPGASPQRVEQLVTDKIEQQIQEIPELDNVSSQSRTGVSLIFVNIKEKYDDMRPIWRKLRDKVDDSRASLPEGIDGPYVKDDFGDVFGIMVALTGEGFSQAEIDETAKNMRKELLQIKDVARVEIVGEQDERIFVEFSNARLAELGFSPLQLAESLQTENIVLPGGYVNIGPDKIVVEPTGNYENVDALRDTVIRLAHGGGGDSLIALKDIASVTRGYVEPPDTIVHFNGVPAVLLAVNMTKEGNIVDLGRRIDEFLRRAEADLPVGMEFGYAAFQPRYVTEAINDFMINLIEGVAAVVLVMLLFLGLRTGLVVGTLIPMTMVVTFLLMSVFGIGLQQVSIASLIIALGMLVDNAIVMSEDIMVRIRSGQERFAAAVASGRELAIPLLTSTLTTAAAFLAIYLAESAVGEYCASLFEVVTMSLVSSWVLALTMIPLFCLWFLKPATAGSARGFGEGFYRRYRGFLLWLLTHRAVAVAVLLAVFAGSLQLFGAIPQIFFPPSIRPQFVVDFWLPEGTHLAETYREMLPVEEYLSGRKEVENFSMYVGESSPRFYLALNQEQSNENYGFFLVNCVSTEGMDELMDGVYRMMIETIPSVNPVVKKLETGAMVGAPIQIRISGNDVSDRGIRTLYRLAGEVKSALRETPGAVSVRDSWGSAIKKLYVRIDQARARRAGLTSQDIAVSLQAQLAGYRATEYREADQVIPVELRSTRANRTDLGKIEGLNVYSLAGGQSIPLLQIALPEFRSEVSTIERRDRKRTLTVKCDVSGRTAADVLKEVRPAIDELAAGWPAGYDVEYGGEFEENEKASQSIFAQLPISSFIILMLLVWQFNSFRKTLIIFCTIPMGLIGAVLGLFLTGSEFGFMSMLGMVSLAGIVINNAIVLIDRINLEIEAGRAPQDAIVLSGQKRLRPILLTTITTLGGLLPLALQGGPLWESMAWTIIGGLLFATVLTLGFVPILYSAFFGIRFRKGVEYGSEDGPTEAAFEAGA
- the smpB gene encoding SsrA-binding protein SmpB; this encodes MKGRVLITNRKARRDYLILETSEAGIVLEGSEVKSLRAGRGSLAESYARVENEEVFLEGMHITPYDHGSVFNPPELRPRKLLLHKREIRKLIGQTAIKGHTLIPLSLYLSRGRVKVELAVARGKKAYDKRETIREREGAREMAAAVKRARN
- a CDS encoding NCS2 family permease produces the protein MNRHFLSTYFGFAERRTDLRTEIGAGITTFTTLAYIIFVQPAVLSGKMFGFDSGLDFGAVMTATCLSGALATLLMGVLANYPIAQAPGMGENFFFVLTVVAEAGTLAAVRAGETTAWQVALGVVFISGVIFLILSLCRVRRVVIEAVSPSLRNGIAVGIGIFIAFIGLQNAKIVVADPGTLIGLNPRLHSLQMLVFGFVFLVTLALMTRRVRGAILWGILSGLALSLILGRTRFSGAVVAPPPSLSPTFLKFDLVHALSPHMWSFIVIFLFMDVFDTLGTLIGVSEQAGFIKDNRLPRADRALVSDAVGTVVGAAMGTSTVTSFIESITGVAYGGRTGFTSVVTAGCFLAALFFSPVVGMVTQDHALTAPALIVVGAMMIRNVRKVQWDDLTEGLPAFLVMVGIPLCYSIADGIAWGFVSYPAIKLLAGRGREVHWPLYPVAGLFLAKYLIF
- a CDS encoding NUDIX domain-containing protein, which codes for MSAPITLVTCGIIWKGNRFLIAQRKPDSRLEPLKWEFPGGKIEFTEDPPTALRREIREELGFEIDVGDIFCVSSHTYSRPDGTAKHIMMLAYNCAYRRGEPSAIDVHGFRWVETRELDAYDLAAADLVIRDRLQRRHGLPPSDAPAPDETPDLHDRDTTVADLRKVVSQFVEERDWGQFHSPKNLSMSIAIEAAELMELFQWNTVEESRLIGQTPERYEEVCREVADIAAYVLSLANSLDIDLSRAVTRKMRLNRLKYPREKFYGKF
- a CDS encoding acylphosphatase → MKSSGETRIRILVRGRVQGVFFRASTVEVGTGLGLAGRVRNLPDGGVEVLAEGPRPALEELAAWARRGPAGARVDSVEVEWGAGPGGYAGFGIAGRWDR
- a CDS encoding PQQ-binding-like beta-propeller repeat protein — encoded protein: MIRTLAAALLFLQAAGTGPEPAGAPAWRQQGGGSDHGGGEGGVPTDPVLAWRYSGRYAFFTPPSVLGDRLVVGDEHGRLTCFSAEDGHRIWDRKSSGYYAAAPVAAEGRIYAACSRREQWTETVKSGGMFSGGADQIVSMVEERGTIACYALENGRKLWSRRFPKVIHATPALEGDRLVAGSGDFKIYCLEAQRGKHLWEVKTEGPVEASPVITAGRVLAGSSDANLYCLDLGDGSLLWRFKASGAIRVAPAAARGGVFFGTVTGTMYCLTVSAGTKVWEKDLKALLVSPPMIVHNDLVLACSDHTIRCLRGGDGEEKWRLETRGMARSLAAGADAGLAGCDDGTLVAFGLEDGRGRWEQTLARKEPLLVSIGGGKIFASSPDKSIYCLRQNRGR
- a CDS encoding tetratricopeptide repeat protein, translating into MVAGGSIYLPALRYPLLWDDVRVVRDNSLLRGAESPLLYFQPDFWRWRVPISRNDYRPLQMLALSVPAWWGGADPAPYRCANILVNALATVAVFLLAFRVGGSAVAALVAAALYAVHPAHVEAVVNPRNISELLPSLFMTLVLAGLLSARPPGALRIAGLSLIYAAALLTKETALILPPLVVFTVLLRAGWKRAWRLSLPFWGLALVSGAWKAVMLKSAGLPRPGNLVDYPPDMVRLWARYLQLLIFPVRLKTLYSFRLPVYWGGWLWLLPLLGAVAFLLALGRVRRRRGIFWAGAGLTISLLPALSKVAQAGRTVAEQRLYFPSVFGCILAGLFLAPLLSGGTCRRRRWAGTVLGIVLVALTLGSVDYLWAWKSEFNLWLRASIYSPRASLAYNNLAIAYHVRGDDRAAIGALREALTINPRHCEAHNNLGVFYRNRGALKKAVRHFEQSLSADPLYHVASLNLAETYLRMGRIEEAETIIRSVVAANPWVPEAYNALGIALEREARFPEAAEAYRKAGEINREYAVPLRNLALLLQERGRFPEALAAAEEALRRAPRHPTGFAVLARLYVGRGLFAEARSTLRRGLRLNPGETKLKTQLLALPPPTPGPGGPVP